One window from the genome of Vibrio vulnificus NBRC 15645 = ATCC 27562 encodes:
- a CDS encoding protein adenylyltransferase SelO, translated as MSLWSSVKFAQRYAQLPTVFYRLVTPQPLDNSRWVIWNGELAQGFALPEHADDPQLLAVFSGAEPFSAFKPLAMKYAGHQFGVYNPDLGDGRGLLLAEMQNQQGQWFDIHLKGAGLTPFSRMGDGRAVLRSTLREYLCSEAMAALGIETTRALGMMVSDTPVYREQVEQGACLIRLAQTHIRFGHFEHFFYTEQYDELRLLADNVIEWYLPDCLHQPKPYLAMFEQVVAKTATMIAQWQAVGFAHGVMNTDNMSILGQTFDYGPFGFLDDYEPGYICNHSDYQGRYAFDQQPRVALWNLSTLAHALSPLIERDDLELALAQYEPILGKVFSQLMRQKLGLLSQQEGDSELFNAMFTLLAENHTDYTRFFRTLSQLDREDEQTVIDLFVDRDAAHGWLSRYLERVALEQTASGEVKSAPQRCEQMRAVNPKYILRNYLAQQAIDKAQQGDFSEVHTLAKLLKNPYDDQPEMEAYARLPPEWGKKMVISCSS; from the coding sequence ATGTCTCTTTGGTCGTCGGTGAAATTTGCTCAACGTTACGCTCAACTCCCCACGGTATTTTATCGTTTGGTGACCCCTCAACCGCTCGACAATAGCCGTTGGGTTATCTGGAATGGTGAGCTCGCCCAAGGGTTTGCCTTACCCGAACACGCTGACGATCCTCAACTGCTCGCTGTTTTCTCCGGTGCGGAGCCGTTTTCTGCCTTCAAGCCCTTAGCGATGAAATACGCTGGCCATCAGTTTGGGGTTTACAACCCAGACTTAGGCGATGGAAGAGGCTTACTGCTGGCAGAAATGCAAAACCAGCAGGGGCAGTGGTTCGATATTCATCTTAAAGGCGCAGGGCTGACGCCATTTTCTCGCATGGGAGATGGCCGAGCGGTGCTGCGCTCCACCCTTCGTGAATACCTCTGCAGCGAAGCGATGGCTGCTCTTGGCATTGAGACAACACGCGCGTTGGGAATGATGGTGAGCGACACGCCTGTGTACCGTGAACAAGTTGAGCAAGGGGCTTGTTTGATTCGGCTTGCCCAAACGCATATCCGCTTTGGTCATTTCGAGCATTTTTTCTATACCGAACAATATGATGAGTTGCGCCTTCTCGCTGACAATGTCATCGAATGGTATCTACCGGATTGTCTTCACCAACCTAAGCCTTACCTCGCGATGTTTGAGCAAGTAGTGGCGAAAACGGCGACCATGATTGCTCAGTGGCAGGCGGTGGGGTTTGCTCATGGAGTGATGAACACCGACAACATGTCGATTTTGGGTCAAACCTTCGATTACGGTCCGTTCGGTTTCCTCGATGATTACGAGCCAGGCTACATCTGTAACCACTCCGATTATCAAGGCCGTTACGCGTTTGACCAACAGCCTCGCGTGGCACTGTGGAATCTCTCTACACTGGCGCACGCCTTATCACCCTTAATTGAACGTGACGACTTGGAACTGGCCTTGGCTCAATACGAACCGATACTCGGTAAGGTGTTTAGTCAATTGATGAGGCAAAAACTCGGTTTGCTTAGCCAGCAAGAGGGCGACAGCGAGCTATTTAATGCCATGTTTACGTTGTTGGCAGAGAATCACACCGACTACACGCGCTTCTTTCGTACCCTCTCTCAACTCGATAGGGAGGATGAACAAACGGTGATCGATCTGTTTGTTGACCGAGACGCCGCGCATGGTTGGCTAAGCCGTTACCTTGAGCGGGTGGCGCTCGAGCAAACCGCCTCTGGAGAGGTGAAATCTGCCCCGCAACGTTGTGAACAAATGCGCGCCGTCAATCCTAAGTACATTTTGCGCAATTATCTGGCGCAACAGGCGATCGACAAAGCGCAGCAGGGCGATTTTTCGGAGGTGCATACCTTAGCCAAGCTACTGAAAAATCCTTATGACGATCAACCCGAAATGGAAGCGTATGCTCGCCTTCCTCCAGAGTGGGGGAAGAAGATGGTCATCAGTTGTTCTTCTTAA
- a CDS encoding methyl-accepting chemotaxis protein has protein sequence MFNRLSIKQKLMLPIGLLTLVIVATTLINVLQANKQAELNSMLNTQVQPVMDSLEDGYRDIYQVITAAQGILLAQSQSEVDYHIGEFKDNAYNVEPRVGKVRELFNAGLLPESERQQLTNLTSAAKAWLALYEPMFAQPNNAKSYDQDNRRQFEQQFSVLRQQLVSTRSLIEQVQGQLKEEVERSIDYSVYVIEAGAVISIALVLLSFVMAKQLILKPIEGISHAMAEIASGDGDLSKRMAATSDDELGQLAGAFNQFVSRIHSTVEQVIISSNAVRAEMENIKTLTQTVAEFSGQQQQESEMVATAVNEMQMTSQSVAENANEAASASHKANREADNTNAILKTTVSSIQSLAGEVDNASQVIHNLDLDVANIASILDVIRGIADQTNLLALNAAIEAARAGEQGRGFAVVADEVRSLASRTQESTGEIQSMIEKLQHGAREAVAVMQASKERGHDTIDNAGKASDSLAEIIASISLMSQMNSQIATAASEQTSVSDEVNNNVMHILENSHHMVEMVSSAENACLSLAGQCETLDDLVAQFKV, from the coding sequence ATGTTCAATCGACTCTCAATTAAACAGAAGCTGATGCTGCCCATTGGCTTACTGACGTTGGTGATCGTTGCGACGACACTGATCAATGTGCTGCAAGCCAATAAACAAGCTGAACTGAACTCAATGCTCAATACTCAAGTGCAGCCGGTGATGGATAGCTTAGAAGATGGTTATCGAGACATTTACCAAGTGATCACTGCGGCTCAAGGAATATTACTGGCGCAGTCACAAAGTGAGGTGGATTATCACATCGGTGAGTTTAAAGATAATGCCTACAACGTCGAACCCAGAGTTGGCAAAGTTCGCGAGCTGTTTAATGCCGGTTTGTTGCCAGAATCGGAGCGTCAGCAACTGACGAATCTAACGAGTGCCGCAAAAGCGTGGTTAGCGCTTTATGAGCCGATGTTTGCCCAGCCCAATAATGCGAAAAGTTACGACCAAGATAACCGTCGCCAGTTTGAGCAGCAATTTTCCGTATTGCGCCAGCAACTGGTTTCTACTCGCAGCTTAATCGAGCAAGTGCAAGGGCAGCTAAAAGAAGAGGTTGAACGTTCGATTGATTACAGTGTGTATGTGATCGAAGCTGGGGCGGTTATCTCTATTGCATTGGTGCTGCTCTCTTTCGTTATGGCCAAGCAATTGATTCTTAAACCCATAGAAGGTATTAGTCACGCCATGGCGGAAATCGCTTCTGGGGATGGCGATCTCTCAAAACGCATGGCGGCGACCAGCGACGACGAACTCGGACAATTGGCAGGCGCATTTAATCAATTTGTTTCTCGGATTCACTCCACCGTTGAGCAGGTGATTATTTCCTCCAACGCGGTTCGAGCTGAGATGGAAAACATCAAAACGCTGACGCAAACCGTTGCAGAATTTTCAGGCCAGCAGCAACAGGAGAGTGAGATGGTAGCCACTGCAGTGAACGAAATGCAGATGACCAGTCAGTCGGTTGCCGAGAATGCCAATGAAGCGGCGTCGGCCAGTCATAAAGCCAACCGCGAAGCAGACAACACCAACGCCATTTTGAAGACCACCGTCAGCTCGATTCAAAGTCTCGCAGGGGAAGTGGATAATGCCAGCCAAGTCATTCACAACCTGGATCTCGATGTGGCGAACATTGCTTCTATTCTTGATGTGATTCGAGGCATCGCCGATCAAACCAATCTACTGGCGCTAAACGCAGCGATCGAAGCGGCTCGCGCCGGTGAGCAAGGCCGTGGCTTTGCCGTGGTGGCCGATGAAGTGCGTTCGCTAGCCAGCCGTACTCAAGAAAGCACGGGTGAAATTCAATCGATGATCGAAAAGCTGCAACACGGTGCGCGAGAAGCGGTTGCGGTGATGCAAGCGAGTAAAGAGCGTGGCCACGATACGATTGATAATGCAGGCAAAGCCAGTGATTCTCTGGCAGAAATCATCGCTTCGATTTCGTTGATGAGTCAAATGAACTCGCAAATTGCGACCGCCGCCAGCGAGCAAACCAGTGTCAGCGATGAGGTCAACAACAATGTAATGCACATTTTGGAAAACAGTCATCACATGGTGGAAATGGTCAGCAGTGCAGAAAATGCGTGTCTATCGTTGGCAGGGCAGTGCGAAACATTGGACGACTTGGTCGCGCAGTTCAAAGTTTAG
- a CDS encoding M6 family metalloprotease domain-containing protein, which yields MNKWLIFTLALALSASATATVPPAPIWHDVELSDGSSTKVRLTGNADFHWYEDEQGNALIEQQDTWFFAEIKNDGAKPYLISSGDAKLADSQPPLSAQDRSALQVTPSHASLPERPVIQRSRSLQQTPFSTRSAFASRAQPFEQPLLVVQVSFSNISMVHDFTELVFSDVNQSVVDYYDKNSFGQYRVVPAQETYGTANDGVISIRVSQQHPNCHDSQICTNRLNSIFSEAYRLIDQYVDFSTYDLNRDGSIDPTELSVMFVFAGGDRSTGVLTKPAIWPHMYFHNTVYVDGKYISAYCLFADYQVNHQSTLGVIVHELGHLMLDLPDLYSYNHKGSVGSWGVMGAGSWAMKEGDLYAGETPVNMSAWSRHAAGFINPQILTSSDNDVQIVNQQAAIVNLDPYLQEFGPRLYVENRRKQDYDRALTAEGVLVTSVNINHAFNHTGPMQVQIMQADGLAELENGGWTDGADVYPGDSQNSLISDNSHPSLTSITGFATGVSLNNIASSDAFASFLFRRPVEGYDFAWMTSLRRSYVVSEAEKNSAAFAVTLSSDSVLEGVQLYYQVLNALQPVEYVVARYPVSNANFGSLVLNPAERIVLAQGSTFGNGRLLFDTPAKLALGSHTLVIELTNAQLEQNYQFSELQNMEPEGSKTIWLGNAQTSSSDGMSKLLPYHLIPFAALLDRDISELLLPVNDRVEVSKNGSLQLMLTSNDRIDATLAGQVEVHVVTQPQHGRLSGLTYTAPSYFVGSDRFTYRLQTVDGRMISDVASVEVVVVGNNVAPVVNVDVQASQLVAGERVQLNGTTTQDPDGDPLNYQWRQTFGPSVSLSGTESDTAQFTIPALARMGDVFAFTLEASDPSGLSHSDHVQIVIVNTPPVAQDDHVSVKVGERIDITPLANDSDHDGQTLQITHVSPPTFGSVSLIDNQIRYQAPEESASTSEVALHYTVSDSEGATAQGRVTITVLSTTAVVASASSSGSSGGGMGGVMVVILGLLGVWRARYQGH from the coding sequence ATGAACAAATGGCTGATTTTTACGCTTGCTTTGGCATTGTCTGCCTCTGCAACGGCCACGGTGCCACCAGCACCGATTTGGCATGATGTCGAATTAAGTGACGGCTCTTCAACGAAAGTGCGCTTAACGGGTAATGCGGATTTCCATTGGTATGAAGACGAGCAAGGCAATGCGCTGATTGAGCAGCAAGATACATGGTTTTTCGCAGAAATAAAAAACGACGGTGCTAAGCCTTATCTGATTTCGAGTGGCGATGCAAAATTGGCCGACTCGCAGCCTCCTCTTTCAGCTCAAGATCGCTCGGCGTTACAAGTGACGCCATCTCACGCCAGTCTGCCGGAACGCCCCGTCATTCAACGCTCTCGTTCGCTGCAGCAAACTCCTTTTTCAACACGTTCCGCTTTCGCTTCCCGAGCGCAGCCGTTTGAGCAACCGTTGTTGGTTGTGCAGGTGTCGTTTAGCAACATTTCGATGGTTCATGATTTTACTGAGTTGGTGTTCAGTGACGTCAACCAAAGTGTGGTGGATTACTACGACAAAAACTCTTTTGGCCAGTATCGCGTTGTGCCAGCTCAAGAAACCTATGGTACGGCAAATGACGGTGTCATTAGCATACGGGTCTCACAGCAGCATCCAAATTGTCACGACAGTCAAATTTGTACCAATCGTTTGAACAGCATTTTTAGTGAAGCATACCGACTGATCGACCAATATGTGGATTTTTCGACCTACGATCTCAACCGCGACGGCTCTATCGACCCAACTGAGCTGTCGGTGATGTTTGTTTTTGCTGGTGGAGACCGCTCAACCGGTGTGCTCACGAAGCCTGCAATTTGGCCGCACATGTATTTCCACAACACGGTTTATGTCGATGGTAAGTACATTTCTGCCTACTGTTTATTTGCCGATTATCAAGTCAACCATCAATCCACCTTGGGGGTGATTGTGCATGAGCTTGGTCATCTCATGTTAGATCTGCCAGACCTTTATTCTTATAACCACAAAGGTTCAGTGGGATCTTGGGGGGTAATGGGTGCAGGTTCTTGGGCAATGAAAGAGGGCGATCTGTATGCAGGAGAGACTCCTGTGAATATGAGCGCTTGGAGCCGACATGCGGCTGGCTTCATCAATCCACAGATCCTGACCAGCTCAGACAACGACGTACAAATCGTCAATCAGCAAGCGGCCATCGTCAATCTTGACCCTTATCTGCAAGAATTTGGTCCGCGTTTGTATGTCGAGAACCGCCGCAAGCAGGATTACGATCGAGCGCTGACAGCGGAGGGGGTATTGGTCACCTCCGTTAACATCAATCATGCTTTTAACCATACAGGCCCGATGCAAGTTCAGATCATGCAAGCTGATGGCTTAGCTGAGCTTGAGAATGGTGGTTGGACTGACGGCGCGGATGTGTATCCTGGTGATAGCCAAAATAGCCTGATTAGTGATAACTCCCACCCCTCGTTAACGTCGATCACTGGCTTTGCCACTGGAGTGAGCCTAAACAATATTGCGAGTTCAGATGCGTTTGCTTCGTTTCTCTTTCGTCGCCCTGTTGAAGGGTATGATTTCGCTTGGATGACCAGCCTTCGTCGTAGCTATGTTGTCAGTGAAGCGGAGAAGAACAGTGCCGCATTTGCTGTCACGCTCAGTTCAGACTCGGTGTTGGAAGGGGTACAGCTTTATTACCAAGTACTCAATGCACTTCAGCCCGTTGAGTATGTGGTGGCACGTTACCCGGTATCAAATGCCAATTTTGGTTCTTTGGTGCTTAACCCAGCCGAGCGTATCGTGCTTGCCCAAGGTTCGACGTTTGGTAACGGTCGCCTCTTATTTGATACCCCCGCGAAACTGGCTTTGGGTTCGCATACATTAGTCATTGAGCTGACGAACGCGCAACTGGAGCAAAACTATCAGTTTAGTGAACTGCAAAATATGGAACCGGAAGGAAGTAAAACCATCTGGTTAGGAAATGCGCAAACCAGCAGCAGTGACGGCATGAGTAAATTACTGCCATATCATCTCATTCCTTTTGCCGCGCTGCTGGACAGAGACATCAGCGAACTATTGCTACCGGTGAATGATCGCGTTGAAGTCAGCAAAAATGGCTCACTGCAACTCATGCTGACCAGCAACGATCGCATTGACGCCACCCTGGCAGGGCAAGTGGAAGTACACGTTGTTACTCAGCCACAACATGGCCGTTTGAGTGGCTTAACGTACACGGCCCCCTCTTATTTTGTAGGTTCAGATCGCTTTACCTACCGATTGCAAACCGTGGATGGGCGAATGATCTCTGATGTCGCAAGTGTCGAGGTTGTCGTTGTCGGTAATAATGTTGCTCCAGTGGTGAACGTCGATGTGCAAGCAAGTCAGTTGGTTGCTGGTGAGCGTGTGCAGCTAAACGGAACGACGACGCAAGATCCGGATGGAGACCCTCTGAACTATCAATGGCGACAGACGTTTGGTCCTTCGGTTTCCCTGAGTGGAACCGAGAGTGACACCGCGCAGTTTACGATTCCAGCTTTGGCTCGTATGGGAGATGTGTTTGCGTTTACGTTAGAAGCGAGCGATCCAAGTGGGTTGAGTCACAGCGATCATGTGCAGATTGTTATCGTGAATACGCCACCAGTGGCGCAAGATGATCATGTGTCGGTTAAGGTCGGAGAGCGTATTGATATTACGCCACTGGCCAACGACAGCGATCACGATGGACAAACGTTGCAAATAACCCATGTTTCACCACCGACCTTCGGCAGTGTGTCGCTTATAGACAATCAGATTCGCTATCAAGCACCTGAAGAGAGTGCATCCACTAGTGAGGTGGCTTTGCATTACACCGTCTCGGATTCTGAAGGCGCTACAGCGCAAGGACGAGTTACGATCACCGTGTTATCAACAACGGCAGTGGTGGCAAGCGCCAGTTCCAGCGGCTCCTCTGGCGGCGGTATGGGGGGAGTAATGGTTGTTATTCTTGGGTTACTAGGTGTATGGCGAGCCCGTTATCAAGGCCACTAG
- a CDS encoding NAD(P)/FAD-dependent oxidoreductase: MEKQSTQVVIIGAGPSGSTASALLHQRGIKVIVLEKAQFPRFSIGESLLPACMEVVEQAGMLDAVNQHGFQFKNGAAFRKQGVYTEFDFTDKFTPGPGTTFQVQRATFDKVLADDAQRQGVEIRYQHEVTEVTFEGSKSRLVVTDEHGQAYQIEADYLLDASGFGRVLPKLLALEEPSCLPPRKAIFTHIVDNIDGDGIAYTRDKILISVHPENADVWYWLIPFSNGVCSFGVVGTPEFFQRYPDDKLAALQQLASEEPGLAQLLNKAQYPNPAGELGGYSANVKHLATPHYALLGNAGEFLDPVFSSGVTIAMKSAQFAVECVEKQLAGEVVDWQKAYAEPLMVGVNTFRTYVEGWYDGTLQEVIFFDDPNPRIKQMISSILAGYAWDESNPYVKESRRRLASLAEFVRELRTETAL; this comes from the coding sequence ATGGAAAAGCAATCCACCCAGGTTGTCATTATTGGTGCGGGCCCATCGGGCTCGACTGCCTCTGCGCTGTTACACCAGCGTGGCATTAAAGTCATTGTGTTAGAAAAAGCGCAATTTCCCCGTTTTTCGATTGGGGAGAGTTTGCTGCCAGCTTGTATGGAAGTGGTTGAACAGGCTGGCATGTTAGACGCCGTCAATCAGCATGGCTTTCAATTTAAAAATGGTGCTGCGTTTCGCAAGCAAGGTGTCTATACCGAATTCGACTTTACCGATAAGTTTACGCCAGGCCCTGGCACGACCTTTCAAGTACAAAGAGCGACGTTCGACAAAGTGCTGGCAGATGATGCTCAGCGCCAAGGGGTAGAGATTCGTTACCAGCATGAAGTAACGGAAGTGACCTTTGAAGGCAGCAAGTCGCGGCTTGTGGTAACGGACGAACACGGTCAAGCCTATCAAATTGAAGCCGATTATTTACTCGATGCCAGTGGGTTTGGGCGAGTATTGCCAAAACTATTGGCCTTGGAAGAGCCGTCTTGCTTACCACCGAGGAAAGCCATTTTTACTCACATCGTCGATAATATCGATGGCGATGGCATCGCTTATACCCGCGATAAGATCTTGATTTCGGTTCATCCCGAAAATGCCGATGTTTGGTATTGGTTGATACCGTTTTCCAACGGTGTCTGCTCTTTTGGCGTGGTGGGTACTCCAGAATTTTTCCAACGTTATCCAGACGACAAGTTAGCTGCGCTCCAACAACTGGCGTCAGAAGAGCCGGGGCTTGCTCAACTGCTGAATAAGGCGCAATACCCGAATCCTGCTGGCGAATTAGGTGGCTACTCCGCCAACGTTAAGCATTTAGCAACACCACATTATGCGTTGCTCGGCAATGCGGGTGAGTTTCTTGATCCCGTATTCTCTTCCGGTGTCACGATTGCGATGAAATCGGCGCAGTTTGCCGTAGAGTGCGTTGAGAAACAGTTGGCCGGCGAAGTGGTCGATTGGCAAAAAGCGTATGCCGAACCTTTGATGGTCGGGGTGAATACCTTCCGTACCTATGTTGAAGGCTGGTATGACGGCACTTTGCAAGAGGTGATTTTCTTTGACGATCCTAACCCACGCATCAAGCAGATGATCTCTTCGATTCTTGCCGGCTACGCGTGGGATGAGAGTAACCCTTATGTCAAAGAATCGAGACGCCGACTGGCAAGCCTAGCGGAGTTTGTTCGCGAGCTGCGCACTGAAACAGCGCTTTGA
- a CDS encoding methyltransferase — protein sequence MLNHNFDPYNAFEAKTEAQKLSFAPILFHTARTLRDLGILAALDKAGEEGLSAEQIAEQTQVSEYGVKVLLDMALSAHVVMWKKPNYILANLGHFLLHDGMTQANMDFTADVCYAAMMHLTEAIQEGKPAGLKELGDWVTIYEGLSRLPEKAKESWFKFDHYYSDRSFPILLETVFAEKPQHIVDIGGNTGKWALQCCNYDPDVKVTIVDLPRQLELAMANADKQGFAERIAPFPANMLDKSESLPQNADVWWMSQFLDCFSPMEILSILKRVKENLQQNSVVYILELFCDAQKYDAASYSLNATSLYFTCLANGNSRFYRSEDFLQIVEEAGLEVVERTDNIGLGHTLLKLVAKQ from the coding sequence GTGTTAAATCATAATTTTGATCCGTATAACGCTTTCGAAGCGAAAACAGAAGCTCAGAAGCTTTCATTTGCTCCTATTCTTTTTCATACCGCTCGCACTCTCAGAGATCTTGGAATCCTGGCAGCCTTAGATAAAGCCGGGGAAGAAGGACTTTCAGCAGAACAAATTGCTGAGCAAACTCAAGTCTCCGAATATGGAGTAAAAGTGTTGCTTGATATGGCACTGAGTGCTCATGTTGTGATGTGGAAAAAACCTAACTATATCTTGGCAAACTTGGGCCATTTCCTCCTTCATGATGGCATGACTCAAGCCAACATGGATTTCACCGCTGACGTATGTTACGCCGCGATGATGCATTTGACGGAAGCGATTCAAGAAGGCAAGCCGGCAGGCCTCAAAGAACTTGGTGACTGGGTCACCATTTACGAAGGTTTGTCTCGTCTGCCTGAAAAAGCAAAAGAGAGCTGGTTTAAGTTTGATCACTACTATTCTGATCGCTCATTCCCGATTTTGCTGGAGACGGTGTTTGCGGAAAAACCACAACACATCGTCGATATTGGTGGCAATACCGGAAAATGGGCACTGCAGTGCTGTAACTATGATCCTGATGTCAAAGTGACGATTGTGGACTTGCCTCGTCAGCTTGAATTAGCGATGGCCAATGCCGATAAACAAGGTTTCGCGGAGCGTATTGCACCTTTCCCTGCGAATATGCTTGATAAAAGCGAATCCCTCCCGCAAAACGCGGACGTGTGGTGGATGAGCCAGTTCTTAGACTGTTTTTCGCCGATGGAAATATTGAGCATACTCAAGCGTGTAAAGGAGAACCTTCAACAGAACTCTGTCGTGTATATTCTTGAACTGTTTTGCGATGCACAGAAATATGATGCGGCTTCATATAGCCTAAACGCGACCTCGCTTTACTTTACCTGTTTAGCGAATGGTAACAGTCGTTTCTATCGAAGCGAAGATTTCTTGCAAATCGTTGAAGAAGCCGGACTTGAGGTTGTGGAGCGTACCGACAATATCGGATTAGGCCACACTTTGCTCAAATTGGTTGCAAAACAATAA
- a CDS encoding beta-ketoacyl synthase chain length factor, with protein MSNSSLSLCVNIEKWYANSPGLDNKEHWLEWANTGSYPESFDITASNIPAMMRRRMSSLSKLAVHAAIELLNQNDVDYMVFSSRHGELHRSIALVKDILLGEEASPMAFSQSVHNTAAGLTTIATKKPVPLTSIAAGKNTFQSALTEAYLFLSIHPDAKVLLVDFDEPLPQDYAEFETQTYRGYALAMLVSAGQQFAAEAHSAQQPPEHELPQALQFFRGFLQDSVTQWSITGSRQTWTWHKK; from the coding sequence ATGTCAAATTCATCACTATCTCTTTGTGTAAATATTGAAAAATGGTATGCGAACTCTCCTGGATTGGATAATAAAGAGCATTGGCTAGAGTGGGCAAATACCGGAAGCTATCCTGAGTCCTTCGATATTACGGCAAGCAATATACCGGCGATGATGCGACGCCGAATGAGTTCGTTAAGCAAACTGGCGGTGCATGCTGCCATTGAGTTGCTTAACCAAAACGACGTTGACTATATGGTTTTTTCAAGCCGTCACGGTGAATTACACCGCAGCATCGCCTTAGTCAAAGATATATTACTGGGTGAAGAAGCCTCACCAATGGCTTTTTCTCAATCGGTACATAACACGGCGGCGGGATTAACCACCATTGCAACCAAAAAGCCTGTTCCACTGACGTCGATTGCCGCGGGGAAAAATACATTCCAGAGCGCGCTTACAGAGGCTTACCTATTTTTGTCTATTCACCCAGATGCCAAAGTGTTATTAGTAGACTTCGACGAACCATTGCCACAAGACTATGCGGAATTTGAAACACAAACGTATCGCGGTTATGCACTCGCCATGCTCGTAAGCGCGGGACAACAATTTGCTGCCGAGGCTCATTCCGCTCAGCAGCCACCAGAGCATGAGTTACCGCAAGCGCTGCAATTTTTCCGCGGCTTCCTCCAAGACTCGGTCACACAATGGTCAATCACTGGCTCTCGCCAAACGTGGACATGGCATAAAAAGTGA
- a CDS encoding lysophospholipid acyltransferase family protein, whose protein sequence is MKKLNQYWRVFTTGFCFATFGIGGLILGLVIIPLIHLFVREQTAREYKVQHTIKFTFTLFCKLMKYTGAIDYKITGGEILAADKNCLIVANHPSLIDYVLIASQLRQCDCLVKASIWQNPFMKYVVQGAGYIPNKSPDDLLNQCEQRFERGNVLLVFPEGTRTTPGVKSPLQRGASQIAIRTERDLRIVHITVTPSFLTKEKMWYQVPETKPFFHVEVKHKVEVKPFIEQTNNPTSAARRLNTHLAEAIFPE, encoded by the coding sequence GTGAAAAAACTGAATCAATATTGGCGGGTGTTTACAACAGGATTTTGCTTTGCGACCTTTGGCATTGGTGGCCTTATTCTCGGCTTGGTCATTATTCCATTGATTCATTTGTTCGTACGTGAGCAGACCGCAAGAGAATATAAAGTACAACATACAATTAAATTCACGTTTACGTTGTTCTGCAAACTGATGAAATACACTGGCGCAATCGACTATAAAATTACTGGTGGTGAGATTCTTGCCGCCGATAAAAATTGCCTCATCGTCGCCAATCACCCAAGCCTGATCGATTATGTGTTAATTGCCTCGCAGTTACGCCAATGCGATTGCTTAGTTAAAGCCTCTATTTGGCAAAATCCTTTTATGAAATATGTTGTACAAGGAGCAGGCTACATACCTAATAAATCACCGGATGATCTTCTCAACCAATGCGAACAACGATTTGAACGCGGCAATGTATTATTGGTATTTCCCGAAGGGACACGAACGACCCCAGGTGTGAAGTCACCATTACAACGCGGTGCTTCTCAAATCGCGATTAGGACCGAACGAGATTTACGTATCGTGCATATCACCGTTACCCCTAGTTTCTTAACCAAAGAAAAAATGTGGTACCAAGTGCCTGAAACTAAACCGTTCTTTCACGTTGAGGTGAAACATAAGGTTGAGGTAAAACCATTTATAGAGCAAACTAATAACCCAACGTCAGCAGCCAGAAGACTGAACACACATTTGGCTGAGGCAATCTTCCCTGAGTAA
- a CDS encoding phosphopantetheine-binding protein translates to MEVLQNEIKQLIIDALNLEDISIDDIDTEAPLFGDGLGLDSIDALELGLAIKKKYNIVIDADDNNTRQHFASVANLANYISSQTGN, encoded by the coding sequence GTGGAAGTACTACAAAATGAAATTAAACAACTGATCATCGATGCACTCAATCTAGAGGACATCTCGATTGATGATATCGACACTGAAGCACCACTGTTTGGTGATGGCTTAGGTCTCGATTCTATCGATGCATTAGAACTTGGTTTGGCTATTAAGAAGAAATACAACATTGTTATTGATGCAGATGACAATAATACTCGTCAGCACTTTGCTTCTGTGGCAAATTTGGCAAACTACATTTCTTCACAAACCGGAAATTAA
- a CDS encoding acyl carrier protein, giving the protein MSEVNQQAVFEQVKAALIELFELEEDDIQPDAHLYQDLDLDSIDAVDLVVHLQKVTGKKIQPEEFKAVRTVQDVVDAVVELVKE; this is encoded by the coding sequence ATGTCAGAAGTTAATCAACAAGCCGTATTTGAGCAGGTGAAAGCCGCTCTGATTGAACTATTTGAACTAGAAGAAGACGACATCCAACCGGATGCTCATCTTTATCAGGACCTAGACCTGGATAGCATTGATGCCGTTGATCTGGTTGTTCATCTGCAGAAAGTGACAGGCAAGAAAATCCAACCCGAAGAGTTTAAAGCGGTACGCACGGTTCAAGACGTCGTTGACGCTGTCGTTGAACTTGTAAAGGAATAA